The genomic DNA CCGCTGAGCTAACGACCCGCAACGCTCACTGATCATAACACAGAATTAACAAATGTTTGCAAACAAATCAAAGACCATTAATTGCCCGCTGCAGGTCAGCGATCGCTTGGTTGAAGTTGATGATAGCTCGCAACTTGTTAACTTCGGCGCGCACGAGGTCTTCTTCCGTGCGGATGACTTCTAGCTGTGTTCCTACGCCAGCACTGAGGCGTAAACGAGCCAAACGCAGCGCTTCTGCAGCACTTTGGACAGCTTTTTCTGCCGTAGCAATTTGTTGTCGGTTGGACTGCAGGTTGCTGAAGGCTTGTTCCACTTCAAAGCGAATTTGGTTGATCTGTTGTTGAAAGAGGTTGTCGGCAAGGGCTTGATCGGCTTGAGTTTGGTTCAATCTGGCTTGGGCTACTCCCCCATCAAATAAACTTAAATTTAAGCGCGCTCCCAAACTGTAACCAAGTCCTATCCCCCCTGGCTGACTGAAGTTGTCGGCAAAACCGTAGTTGGCAAATACACTAATCTGCGGTCCTAACTGGGCTTGCACCGATCGAGCCCGTTCTTCAGCAATCAGTTTCTGCAGGCGGGTACTGTCTAATTCGATGCGATTGCGCAGAGCTGTAATAATGGTGTCTTCCAGGTTTAGTTCCCAGTCCTTGACTTGCACGATCGGGTCGGCAGCACTCAAGTCCACAGTGGGGGGAAATTCCAGTAGGCGGGCAAGATTGCGACGGCTGTTATACTGTTCCCCAAGGGCTTGTTGTAGGGCTTGTTGTGCTTCTGCCAGTTGCACTTCTGCTTGCAGGACATCAAATTTAGTCCCCACACCAGCGCGCTCTAGGGCCTGGGTATCCTGCAAACTGCGCAGATTGTTTTCTACGGACTTTTTACGAATGCGCACTTGTTCATCGGCATTTTGTAAACGGTAGTAGGCGCTAATCACACTGAGACGGACATTTTGCCGAACTCTACTTACTTCTGCTTCTCTGAGGCGGACAGTATTTTCTGCCGCCCGGATGTCGGCTTCCACTCTGCCACTAGTAAAGATGTTGTAGTTGATGCCTACATTACCGTTGAACGGTTGGGAGTAGGGAGTGGGGGAAGACAAGGAGCGGGCAATAGGAGAATCCTGAAACGTATATTCCAGTTGTGCCCCCACTGTAGGGTTGAGGACAGCTTTGGCTTCCAACAAGACGGCGCGGGAGCGCTCCAGTTGCAACTTGGCTTCCTTCAGTTCACGACTGTTGATTTCCACCAGTTCCAGGGCTTCCGCAAGGGTGATAGGTTGGGTGCGCTCGATCGTGATTTGCTCGGGATTGGTTGGTACAACCAGGGTGGGTTTGACTTCTAGGCGCACGTCCGGAGGGGGGAGGACTTTGGGCTTAGGGGTGGGACTAGGCGAGGGAGTGGCAGGAGCAGCAGCGGTCACGGGGGGAAGCTCTGGGGTAGGGCGGACAACCTCTATAGTAGGCAAAGCGATCGGTTCTGTCGCCACTGTGAGGGAGAGGGGAGCAGGAGTAAGGGCATCTTGGCTAATCCATTCCCGCAGTAGGACTGTAGGGGTAGAAGGATCAACCCTCGGGCTTGGTGGTTGTTGAATACTAATAGCAATTGGTTCGGTGGCGCTGGTGGGGAGAACAGGAGGAGCAGGTAATAAAGTTTCTTGGCTAAGCAATTCCCGCAGCACGGGGCTAGGAGTGGTAGTCTGGGCAAAAACCCCCTTCGTTACCCCCAACATCAACAAGGCTAAACCACAGGTAAGTTGGCGCATTCCCTCCACTCCTCAGCAATAGACAGACAAAGGTCGGTCTGCAACGCCTTATAGTTTAGTGGGTATTGTCCTCAAATTGATGCGGAAAGGGGCAAATCCCTCCCCATCTGTTCACTGAGCAAGACCAAGCTTTGCAGGAGGTCATCTAAGCCTTGCCGATCGGTGGCAGACACAAACACAGCCTGGGGATAGAGAGCACGCTGCACTGTCAGATCGGAGGTACGATCGATTTTGTTAAACACCAAAAGTGTGGGCAGGGGGTTATCACAGTCTGCCAAGGTTTGCGCCAGGATTTTTTCCACAGCCTTGATTTGGGTTTGCCAGTGGGGATGGGAACTATCTACCACATGGAGGAGGGCATGGGCAGTAGTCACTTCTTCTAGGGTGGCGCGGAAGGCGTTTTGTAGGGAAGGGGGCAACTCATGGATGAATCCAACTGTATCGGTGAGGAGGACAGTTGTGCCATTGGGTAGGAATAATTTGCGGGTAGTGGGGTCAAGGGTGGCAAACAGTTGGTCAGCACTGTAGACATCTGCTTTAGTGAGGGCGTTTAAGAGAGTGGACTTGCCGGCATTGGTATAACCCACGATCGCTATGGTAGGTATAGCTTGTTCTAGGCGATGTTGCCGCATCCGTGCCCTTTGGGTACGCAGTTGACTGACCTGTTGTTGCAAAAAGGTGATGCGCTTTTGAATGACACGCCGATCGGTTTCCAGTTTAGTCTCCCCTGGTCCTCTTGTCCCAATACCACCCCCTAGGCGGGAGAGGGCTTCCCCCCGTCCTGTTAATCGTGGCAACCGATAGGCTAACTGGGCTAATTCCACCTGCAACTTCCCCGCCGCTGATCGTGCTCTTTGGGCAAAGATGTCGAGGATGACTTCTGTGCGATCGCTGACTCTTATCCCCGTCATACTTTCTAAGTTGCGGATTTGCGCAGGGGACAACTCCCGATCGAAGACCAGCAAGTTAGCCCCCAAGGTTTGGCAAGCTAAAGCAATCTCCTTGATTTTGCCCTCCCCCACTATGGTCTGGGGATGGGGCTGTTCCCGCCGTTGCCAGAATGTCTGCAGTACCTGTCCCCCTGCACTGATTACCAGTTGTGCCAACTCCTCTAGCGTTGCTTGAAACAACATATCCGACTGCTTTGCCGTTTGTACCCCCACAATAATCACCCGATCGGTATCTAGGTCTACCGCCTGGGCCCTAAACTCCCGCTGAAATTCTTCTTCCAAACCACTGACCAGACCCAGAAAATCCTGCTTAGCCACTACATCCAAACTTTGGGCAGGGAAGACATACCAGGGTTTCTCACTAACTTGGGGCAATAGATGGGCGACGTAGACTTTGCCTACCCTTCCCTCCGATCGCACTTGACAGGAGACCAGAGCATCCAAACGCTGCATCACCATAGCAGTTAGGTCAGCCGTCCCGATCGGTGCACCCAGCAAGTCAGTTGTAATACAGCGGATACCACTGAGGCGAGTTTCCCCGTAGCGAGGTAATTCTTGGGGGGGAATCCTTGTTTGCGCAGGCGTACCTACCCCTACCCGTACCACCTGACCGCGGCGATTGATGTAAGCAGAGACACTAGCCCCCACCTCCTGACTAATGAGGGCAAGACGCTGGGCAAATTCAGGGGTAGTCAGAACATCCTGGGGCAACCGTTGGCGATAGAGCCGTTGCAGTTGCTTGAGTTGACTGGGTTTTAGTCCTTGGGTTTGACCAAAGATGGTGTTGATAGTGCCCTCTTACCTCCCTAAATATCTTTGAGTGTTTCCTTGAGAACAGTGCGGGCAGCTAGCTGGGACCGCGTAGAAGAAAGAATATCCACCTCCCGTCTCAGACGAGCGATCGTGTCTTGGGTTTCCAGCAAGGCCTGTTGCTCTTCACTGGCACCGTAGAAATAACTGGCAATCCAGTACGATAACTCCAAGGGGCTACGGGGAATTTGCGGCAATTCAATTTCCTGTTCCGTCAACTTTTGGGAAAGGCGCACTACATCCATCAACACTTGGCGCAATTCCTCCGCCAAGTTATAGAGAAGGTCAGTATCTTCGCAGGTGTGGTCATCAATCCACTCCACTAGCCCCACCCGGTAAGGCTTTTCCCTCGTAAATTTGAGGACACGGAAGCGCTGTTGCCCAATGGTCATAATCTTCCACCGATCGTCGGGCAGTTTGTGGTACTGCACAATCTGGGCACAACAACCCACCATCGCGCACTTACCCCCTTGACTATCCCACATCA from Pseudanabaenaceae cyanobacterium SKYG29 includes the following:
- a CDS encoding LON peptidase substrate-binding domain-containing protein, which codes for MTVSSLSVRELPLFPLPEVVLFPGQALPLHIFEYRYRMMINTVMETDRSFGVLMWDSQGGKCAMVGCCAQIVQYHKLPDDRWKIMTIGQQRFRVLKFTREKPYRVGLVEWIDDHTCEDTDLLYNLAEELRQVLMDVVRLSQKLTEQEIELPQIPRSPLELSYWIASYFYGASEEQQALLETQDTIARLRREVDILSSTRSQLAARTVLKETLKDI
- the hflX gene encoding GTPase HflX — its product is MPQDVLTTPEFAQRLALISQEVGASVSAYINRRGQVVRVGVGTPAQTRIPPQELPRYGETRLSGIRCITTDLLGAPIGTADLTAMVMQRLDALVSCQVRSEGRVGKVYVAHLLPQVSEKPWYVFPAQSLDVVAKQDFLGLVSGLEEEFQREFRAQAVDLDTDRVIIVGVQTAKQSDMLFQATLEELAQLVISAGGQVLQTFWQRREQPHPQTIVGEGKIKEIALACQTLGANLLVFDRELSPAQIRNLESMTGIRVSDRTEVILDIFAQRARSAAGKLQVELAQLAYRLPRLTGRGEALSRLGGGIGTRGPGETKLETDRRVIQKRITFLQQQVSQLRTQRARMRQHRLEQAIPTIAIVGYTNAGKSTLLNALTKADVYSADQLFATLDPTTRKLFLPNGTTVLLTDTVGFIHELPPSLQNAFRATLEEVTTAHALLHVVDSSHPHWQTQIKAVEKILAQTLADCDNPLPTLLVFNKIDRTSDLTVQRALYPQAVFVSATDRQGLDDLLQSLVLLSEQMGRDLPLSASI
- a CDS encoding TolC family protein gives rise to the protein MRQLTCGLALLMLGVTKGVFAQTTTPSPVLRELLSQETLLPAPPVLPTSATEPIAISIQQPPSPRVDPSTPTVLLREWISQDALTPAPLSLTVATEPIALPTIEVVRPTPELPPVTAAAPATPSPSPTPKPKVLPPPDVRLEVKPTLVVPTNPEQITIERTQPITLAEALELVEINSRELKEAKLQLERSRAVLLEAKAVLNPTVGAQLEYTFQDSPIARSLSSPTPYSQPFNGNVGINYNIFTSGRVEADIRAAENTVRLREAEVSRVRQNVRLSVISAYYRLQNADEQVRIRKKSVENNLRSLQDTQALERAGVGTKFDVLQAEVQLAEAQQALQQALGEQYNSRRNLARLLEFPPTVDLSAADPIVQVKDWELNLEDTIITALRNRIELDSTRLQKLIAEERARSVQAQLGPQISVFANYGFADNFSQPGGIGLGYSLGARLNLSLFDGGVAQARLNQTQADQALADNLFQQQINQIRFEVEQAFSNLQSNRQQIATAEKAVQSAAEALRLARLRLSAGVGTQLEVIRTEEDLVRAEVNKLRAIINFNQAIADLQRAINGL